The genomic region GATCTGGTTCGAAATTAGATAATAAGTGCTCTTGGCACGTTTATAGTGAATAATAATAATATATGCACCGATTGGAAACATCATTTTTTATCCTTAAAGTTAACACAATGACCAGCATACTAAACGTTTCACCGGGCTCTCAAAGCCATTCCATCTCAGCTTCGCGCCTCATTGTAGGCCTGGTATTTATGGCCCTGCCAGTGGTGGCCTCCGGGCAAACGCACCCCTGGCGACCTAATCCTATCGTACGGTTTTGGGATCTGCGGATCAATCCCCTGGAATTCCGCATCCCGGTTCTAGTGGCGCCCTTTGATGTCAAGGCCGGTCTGGTCCCCTATGGTGGACCGGATATGTTCCAGGCCTTCCCACTGTCGCTCTTCCAGGGGGATCAATCTGCGGTCCTTCTGGACAGCACCGAGTCGGAGATCACGTCTATTCGCACTCTCTTTTCCCGGTTTACATTCGTCTATGATCTGGATTTAGTAAAATTCAATCCCTTGCACCGTTTTTTGCCCTTCAGCTTGCTGGATGTCATGGTGGGAGTGGCTCTCCGGACCAACCAGATTCCTGTTTCCCCTTCCTTGCCTGGAAACTGGCCGGAAGGTGACTTCGAGTACCGTTTTGCACCGGTATTCCATCATGCACTGGTGAATATGACCATCGGTTACCAGCGCTCTGAGAAACGGTACGTCTACTTCCAGCTAACGCGGGGCATTGCCACCGGGAGCGTCTACCGCGCAAGCATTATCAAGCACTATCTGAAGGGTTCCGGCACCAGCTCCGACTTCGCCGTGGGGATAAAATTTTTCCGTCCGGGAGCCGGGAATATCAGGTATATGCTGGGTGCGGAGCTGCGCTACCATGGTCTGGATATTCCCGAGCTGGCAGACCCGGATCATATCTCTCCCATCGAAGGACTCCAGATGCGTTATCTGGGACTATTCTTTACCTTTGGCGCGGTTCTGGGCGGCCGAACCACTACCGCCGACCGGGCTAAGCAGGACCTGTATCGCGGTGATTACATGGCTGCTGAGGATAACCTGCGTGCCTTCCTGGATCGCCATCCGAAACATGGCAAAGTACGCCGGGCGCGAAGACTGCTGGCCCTGGCGGAAGAACTGGTTCCCTACCAGCAGGTCGACCTCGCCCAGGCTATGCAGGAACAAGGTCGACTCCAGGAAGCGCTCCGCTGGCTCGACCGGGCTGAGGCCAAGGCCGATTCCACCCTCATGCCTGCCATTGTGAAGGGAAGGGCGGAAATCGGTTATATCTACCTGCAGCATGCCGACAGTCTACTGGTTTGCAACGACCTGGAGAATACGGATCGGATCCTGCGCACCGCCCGTCAGCTGCTACCGGTAGAAGAGGACCTGGTGGATCGGTTTGATGCCGAGCTGCTCATCCGTCAGGGGCATAACTTGCGCTCACTGGGCGCTTTTACGGCGGCCCTGAAGAAATACGACCTTGCCATTGCTGCCGACACCTCCCGCAAGGTGGAGATTGAAGGCTATAAAGTACGGGTGGCTGAGGACCTTTTAAAGGAAGCCGAGATAGCCGCCGACCGCTCCGCCCTGGCCCTGGCCCTCCAGTCCCTCAAGCTCAGCCAGGCCCTGGACCCCCGGCGCAAGGTTGAACTGGACGAAATGGTCGTCGAGCTGGAAGCCCGGCTTAGACGTCTGGCGCAGGGTGAAATCCGGAGCAGTGTGGAAGACCAGCTCCAGGAGGCCCGGGAACTGCGCTATAAAGTGCCCCCTACCAAGCCGCGCATCGGCCTGCTGGTATCCCAGCTCGAAGATATCCTGGGCCCGCCCGACTATATCACCCAGGGAACCGACCGCTTCGGCGTCAATCATCAGCTATGGGAGTATAAGGGCGGGGAATATCCGGGATTGTACTACTTCGAAAACTACATCCTTACCAGGATGGAACCGATTGAGGCGCGCTAGTATATGTCTCAAGCACCTTTCACCCTGACCCTTCCAGGTCATAACGCGATGAACTATAGTCATCATCCCTCCGTTCTTAACCACTTTGCGCTCCGCCAAGCGTTCAATAGTCTCAGCTTTCTGAAATAACCGTCAACTTTCTGATAGTCGAATCTCTTCAGGGCGGCTGCGGAATCCTGTTGATTTTCGATGCTCAGGCTAAACTGCTCCTCTCAGCCTTCATTTGAGCGCCCGCTTTGGATTGCCACGTCTTCCGACCGGGCTTTCCTGGTATTTTGTTTGCTCCAACTTAGTTGTAGGCGGCATGATCATTGAGTATAGTTAAAAAGCAACGTATATTTAAAAGCGATAAGACTTTATTTCTATAAATAGGGGGAATACATAATGAGGCAGATAACGGCAGCAATTGTACTCATGGGCACCATGACTGTTCTTCCTCTGCAAGCCCAAATGCTGGCTGATATCACCAGTGATGTGGAGACTGAATTCGGCACCTATCATCCCTATCTCGTTGAGGTGATACCCTCTCTGGAAACTTATGCTGTCGAGCCTGACTTCAGTAATGTTGACGATTTTGCTCGGTTTGCGGGGACTTTCAATTCAATCGATTCGACTCTGCTCCTCCAAAACCATTTTACGGTTAGAAGAGGCAAGTATCAGCAACTGTACGATATCTATAATTCCTGCACCTGGGATGGTGTACCTATTTTTGTGACCACGGATGCGGTCCTGCATACTTATCACGTTCTTTTCGATCGTTTTCTGGCTGAGATCGAAATCCAGCATTTTGTTGAGATGCTGGGCCTGATGACAGATGCCCTCCTAGATAGCACCCAATCCGTTTTTGAGCAATCCACGCAGCCGGAGGCTCAGGGAGCGGCGCGGCGCAATCTGGCTTTTTTGAGTGTCACTGCCAGGCTGTTGAAGGGAGATGGCGTT from Candidatus Neomarinimicrobiota bacterium harbors:
- a CDS encoding DUF3160 domain-containing protein, with translation MRQITAAIVLMGTMTVLPLQAQMLADITSDVETEFGTYHPYLVEVIPSLETYAVEPDFSNVDDFARFAGTFNSIDSTLLLQNHFTVRRGKYQQLYDIYNSCTWDGVPIFVTTDAVLHTYHVLFDRFLAEIEIQHFVEMLGLMTDALLDSTQSVFEQSTQPEAQGAARRNLAFLSVTARLLKGDGVAVPETVSTLVDSELVLIADHDGFNFSPIFGEFSALDYSQFQPRGHYTKSDTLKAYFKAMMWYGWTIFTMEPDLFGDLSRRHTLQALMLVQMLYNLEADGQPLLDLWAEIYETTCFFVGKTDDPNVRDYKDIAVQVYGTDFLTLSPDSLVNSSLLDEFMTEAQKL